The genomic window TTTTATGCATAAAAGTACTGATGTCAGCTCCGTTGGAATCAATTAGAAGATGTACATGTGTGTCCATTAAGCAAAAAGCATAAAGTTTAAACATGTGAATTTGTTTATACTTTTTTATTAATTGCAGATATTTGTTTTTATCGATATTATTTTTAAAAAGATTAAAGTCGCTTATACTTCTCATAATAACATGATAAATAGCTGTATTTGATTTTATTCTAGCTGTTCTTGGCATAAATAATCTCCTATAGAAATTTATTTAAGGTAATATATTTATTTGAGACTATATTGATATTATTAAGTTATTAAATTACCTTATATTAAATTAATTGCCAATTAAGGTATAAAATAATCACAAAAATAAAAAACCTAAAAACTGGGACGGTTCTATAATATTTGATATAATACTAGGCTTTTAGTAGAGATTGTCACTAAATTGAAACATTTTTTTAAAAATTAATACTAAAATATAAATTGTATATTTATTAGGAGGCTTTAATAATGAGATTGCTCAAAAATAAGATTTTAAAAATACTAGGGGTGATATGTGTTATATATTACATAGCCTTGATTGTATATGGTGGACAAGTTAGTTTTTCGAAGTTTTGGTTATTAATTGGAGGGAGTTTGATTTTTTATGTAGTATTTGATTCTAAATTCAATTATAAAATACCAAAAGTAAATAGTGTAATAAAATATGTTTTATATATAATGATTTTAACATGGTTAATCTCTTTTATATTTATAGAAGGATTAATTATAAAACATGGAGTTAATCAGGAAATTAAGGAAACTGATTATTTATTAATTTTAGGAGCTGGCTTAAAAGGAGAAAAAATGTCCCAGACTTTGAGATATAGAATGTATAAAAGTTTGGAATATATAGGAAAATATCCAAATGTAAAAATTATAGTTTCTGGAGGGAGAGGGTCGGGGGAAAGTATTAGTGAAGCA from Clostridium sp. MB40-C1 includes these protein-coding regions:
- a CDS encoding YdcF family protein; translated protein: MRLLKNKILKILGVICVIYYIALIVYGGQVSFSKFWLLIGGSLIFYVVFDSKFNYKIPKVNSVIKYVLYIMILTWLISFIFIEGLIIKHGVNQEIKETDYLLILGAGLKGEKMSQTLRYRMYKSLEYIGKYPNVKIIVSGGRGSGESISEAEAMKRFLVSNGVEEKNIIKEDKSTNTYENLKYTKKMLDKSSKKSSLKISMVTTNFHMYRAQFLADKAGVESYAVPAKMHFILIPNYYVREYFAVINSCLLNQLI